The Tardiphaga alba genome includes a window with the following:
- the xseA gene encoding exodeoxyribonuclease VII large subunit, with amino-acid sequence MPKTAAAPLTNSTEFTVSELSQALKRTVEDAYGNVRVRGEITGFRGPHSSGHCYFSLKDESAKIEAVIWKGVHGRMRFRPQEGLEVIATGKLTTYPGSSKYQIVIEALEPAGVGALMALMEERKRKLGAEGLFDEARKQLLPYLPDVIGVVTSPTGAVIRDILHRLEDRFPRHVLVWPVRVQGEGSAEQVAAAIHGFNALDIGGKIPRPDLLIVARGGGSLEDLWSFNEEIVVRAAAESMIPLISAVGHETDITLIDFASDKRAPTPTAAAEMAVPVRAELLVEIGTFERRMMLCWQRAQESRRNELRAAARALPNAGDLLAIPRQRLDGAGASLPRALKANTHAHHRRFVEASSGLTLRVLRAQIAHATQRQTVYGERLKLSARALLRQRRDRFANLELRLKASKSANAQAQRNAITRDRERTLRLTERARRALTTLLQRQQARVDASNKLLAALSYRSVLARGFALVRDEQGAALHAAAAIDAGARLSIEFSDGRVGVTADGDHPAPVRAAKPAAAKPATSKSAKKIDQGSLF; translated from the coding sequence ATGCCTAAAACTGCCGCTGCCCCGCTGACGAATTCCACCGAATTCACCGTCTCCGAGCTCTCTCAGGCGCTGAAGCGGACGGTGGAAGACGCCTATGGGAATGTGCGTGTGCGCGGCGAGATCACGGGCTTTCGCGGTCCGCATTCCTCCGGCCACTGCTATTTCTCGCTCAAGGACGAGAGCGCCAAGATCGAGGCGGTGATCTGGAAAGGGGTCCATGGCCGGATGCGATTCCGGCCGCAGGAGGGCCTCGAAGTTATCGCCACGGGCAAGCTGACCACCTATCCCGGGTCATCAAAGTACCAGATCGTCATCGAGGCGCTGGAGCCCGCCGGTGTCGGCGCGCTGATGGCGCTGATGGAAGAGCGCAAGCGCAAGCTCGGCGCCGAGGGCCTGTTCGACGAAGCGCGCAAGCAGCTTTTGCCATACCTGCCGGACGTGATCGGCGTCGTGACTTCGCCGACCGGCGCCGTCATCCGCGACATCCTGCATCGGCTGGAAGACCGCTTCCCCCGCCATGTGCTGGTGTGGCCGGTGCGCGTGCAGGGCGAAGGCTCGGCCGAACAGGTGGCCGCGGCGATCCATGGCTTCAATGCGCTGGACATCGGCGGCAAGATTCCGCGGCCCGACCTGCTCATCGTCGCGCGCGGCGGCGGCTCGCTGGAAGACCTGTGGTCGTTCAACGAAGAGATCGTGGTGCGTGCCGCAGCGGAGAGCATGATCCCGCTGATCTCGGCCGTGGGCCACGAGACCGACATCACGCTGATCGATTTCGCCTCCGACAAGCGCGCCCCGACACCGACGGCTGCAGCCGAAATGGCCGTGCCCGTGCGCGCGGAACTGCTGGTCGAGATCGGCACCTTCGAGCGTCGCATGATGCTGTGCTGGCAGCGCGCGCAGGAATCGCGTCGCAACGAACTTCGCGCTGCTGCGCGCGCCTTGCCCAATGCGGGCGACTTGCTCGCCATTCCGCGCCAACGCCTCGATGGCGCCGGCGCGTCGCTGCCGCGTGCATTGAAGGCGAATACGCATGCGCATCATCGCCGTTTCGTCGAAGCAAGCTCAGGCCTGACACTGCGGGTGCTCCGCGCGCAGATCGCGCATGCGACACAGCGACAGACGGTTTACGGAGAACGCCTGAAGCTTTCTGCCCGTGCACTGCTGCGACAACGCCGCGATCGTTTTGCCAATCTCGAACTCCGCCTCAAGGCCTCGAAATCGGCCAACGCGCAGGCGCAGCGGAATGCCATCACGCGGGATCGCGAGCGCACATTGCGCCTCACTGAGCGCGCCCGCCGCGCGTTGACCACGTTGCTGCAGCGCCAGCAGGCGCGCGTCGACGCATCGAACAAACTGCTCGCCGCCCTCTCCTATCGCAGCGTGCTGGCCCGCGGTTTTGCACTGGTGCGCGACGAACAGGGCGCAGCGCTGCATGCGGCCGCCGCCATCGATGCCGGCGCACGCCTGAGCATCGAATTTTCCGATGGGCGCGTAGGCGTCACCGCAGATGGTGATCATCCGGCGCCGGTCCGCGCGGCCAAACCCGCGGCAGCCAAACCGGCCACATCCAAGAGCGCGAAGAAAATCGACCAGGGCAGCCTGTTCTAG
- a CDS encoding DUF2093 domain-containing protein, whose amino-acid sequence MLNKFGPSGNGEAKLQYLDGDFRVVAPGTYVTCAISGERIPLDELKYWSVDRQEAYATHTAVLKRLYPEQVK is encoded by the coding sequence TTGCTCAACAAATTCGGCCCATCCGGCAATGGCGAAGCCAAACTGCAATATCTCGACGGCGATTTTCGCGTCGTGGCCCCCGGCACCTATGTGACCTGCGCCATCTCGGGCGAACGCATTCCGCTCGACGAGTTGAAGTACTGGAGCGTGGACCGGCAGGAGGCCTATGCGACGCATACGGCCGTGTTGAAGCGGCTTTATCCCGAGCAGGTGAAGTAA
- the lpxK gene encoding tetraacyldisaccharide 4'-kinase — MREPAFWQQRNSLLSRLLMPLGAVYGEITAARMMKQGTVVGIPVICVGNYHTGGAGKTPTTLALVKLLRELGETPVVLSRGHGGKLRGPVKVEPGRHSAADVGDEPLMMARDVPVVIARDRVGGAALARSTGASVIVMDDGFQNPAIAKDLSLIVIDGNRGLGNGRIFPAGPLRAPLDRQIPRTDALVVIGDGVAATGVSALVHGRGGKVFTARLKSDAASVQALQGKRVLAFAGIGDPGRFFRTLRHAGVDVAVEKVFADHHPYTTADIDALVVQARSQNLTLVTTEKDLVKLRDMPAAADIAGFAVALDVEDKDGLRSLVRETLNRAKAGTRR; from the coding sequence ATGCGTGAGCCGGCGTTCTGGCAGCAGCGGAATAGCCTGCTGTCGCGCCTGCTGATGCCGCTCGGCGCCGTCTATGGCGAGATCACCGCCGCGCGCATGATGAAGCAGGGGACGGTGGTCGGCATTCCCGTGATCTGTGTCGGCAACTATCACACCGGGGGCGCCGGCAAGACGCCGACGACCCTGGCGCTGGTGAAACTGCTGCGCGAGCTCGGCGAGACGCCGGTGGTTCTCAGCCGTGGCCATGGCGGCAAATTGCGGGGGCCGGTGAAGGTCGAGCCGGGACGGCACAGCGCCGCCGATGTCGGCGACGAGCCGCTGATGATGGCGCGCGATGTTCCAGTTGTGATTGCCCGCGATCGCGTCGGTGGCGCCGCGCTGGCGCGCTCCACCGGGGCTAGCGTCATCGTCATGGATGACGGGTTCCAGAACCCGGCCATCGCCAAGGATCTGTCGCTGATCGTCATCGACGGCAATCGCGGCCTTGGCAACGGTCGTATCTTTCCGGCGGGCCCGTTGCGAGCGCCGCTCGACCGCCAGATCCCGCGCACCGATGCTCTGGTGGTGATCGGCGATGGCGTCGCTGCCACCGGCGTCTCTGCGCTGGTGCATGGCCGCGGTGGCAAGGTGTTCACGGCGCGATTGAAGTCGGATGCTGCGTCGGTGCAGGCGCTGCAGGGCAAGCGCGTGCTGGCCTTTGCGGGAATAGGCGACCCCGGTCGCTTCTTCCGCACGCTGCGCCATGCGGGGGTGGATGTCGCGGTAGAGAAAGTGTTTGCCGATCATCATCCGTATACGACGGCGGATATTGATGCGCTGGTAGTGCAGGCGCGTTCGCAGAATTTGACGTTGGTCACGACGGAGAAAGACCTGGTGAAGCTGCGCGACATGCCGGCTGCAGCCGACATCGCTGGTTTCGCTGTGGCGCTTGATGTCGAGGATAAAGACGGGTTGCGCAGTCTGGTGCGCGAGACTCTCAATCGCGCAAAGGCCGGGACGAGGCGCTGA
- a CDS encoding 3-deoxy-D-manno-octulosonic acid transferase, whose amino-acid sequence MPETLPITLRAYRRLSSSLTPMVPLLMKRRLRKGKEDPERIDERRGIAAIERPAGPLVWVHGASVGEVLAAATLIERLRASNMRILLTSGTVTSAAIIAKRFPPDIIHQYIPYDSPRYVARFLDHWHPSLALFIESDLWPNLILSAAKRRLPMALINARMSQRSFPRWQKFSKTISALLGSFEICLAQSDTDAKRFSVLGARSVLVTGNLKFDVQAPPGDAAKLDALKAATRGRPIVVASSTHPGEEEIILETHKALTNFFPSLLTVIVPRHAHRGEAIAEMVQANGLRVTMRSRGEAPSADVYVADTMGELGLFYRLTPVVFMGGSLVPHGGQNPIEPAKLGAAIVHGPHVFNFTDVYDALDRAGGARQANSSEQLVKLLGQMLGDRAARDISIDAAAQVVTRLGGGLDRTLHALEPYLMQLRFEMGGHHA is encoded by the coding sequence ATGCCTGAGACCCTGCCGATCACGCTGCGCGCCTATCGTCGCCTGTCGTCCTCGCTGACGCCGATGGTGCCGCTGCTGATGAAGCGGCGTCTGCGCAAAGGCAAGGAAGATCCCGAACGCATCGATGAACGCCGCGGCATTGCCGCGATCGAACGTCCGGCCGGACCGCTGGTCTGGGTGCACGGTGCCAGCGTCGGCGAAGTGCTGGCTGCAGCGACGCTCATCGAGCGCTTGCGTGCATCGAACATGCGCATCTTGCTCACGTCCGGGACGGTGACCTCGGCGGCCATCATCGCCAAGCGCTTTCCGCCCGACATCATTCATCAATACATCCCTTATGATTCCCCGCGTTACGTCGCGCGTTTTCTCGACCACTGGCATCCGAGTCTGGCACTGTTCATCGAGAGCGATCTCTGGCCGAACCTGATCCTGTCGGCCGCGAAGCGTCGCCTGCCGATGGCGCTGATCAATGCGCGGATGTCGCAGCGCTCATTCCCACGCTGGCAGAAATTCTCGAAGACGATTTCCGCACTGCTGGGAAGTTTCGAAATCTGTCTTGCTCAGTCCGACACCGACGCTAAACGCTTCAGCGTGTTGGGCGCGCGCAGCGTGCTGGTTACCGGCAATCTGAAATTCGACGTGCAGGCGCCGCCCGGCGATGCAGCGAAGCTCGACGCCTTGAAGGCGGCGACGCGCGGGCGGCCGATCGTCGTGGCGTCATCTACCCATCCGGGCGAAGAGGAGATCATCCTCGAAACCCATAAGGCCTTGACAAATTTCTTTCCGTCGCTGCTCACCGTCATCGTCCCGCGTCACGCGCACCGTGGCGAGGCGATTGCGGAAATGGTGCAGGCGAATGGTCTTCGCGTCACCATGCGCTCGCGTGGCGAGGCGCCCAGTGCAGATGTCTATGTGGCCGATACGATGGGCGAACTGGGTCTGTTCTACCGCCTGACGCCGGTGGTGTTCATGGGCGGCTCGTTGGTCCCGCATGGCGGCCAGAATCCCATCGAGCCTGCAAAGCTCGGCGCGGCCATCGTTCATGGGCCGCATGTGTTCAATTTCACCGATGTCTATGATGCGCTGGACCGCGCTGGGGGCGCGCGACAGGCAAACTCATCCGAGCAGCTTGTAAAACTGCTGGGACAGATGCTGGGCGACCGGGCTGCGCGCGACATATCCATCGACGCGGCGGCCCAAGTTGTCACGCGTCTCGGCGGCGGGCTTGATCGCACGCTCCATGCGCTCGAGCCCTATCTGATGCAGTTGCGCTTTGAGATGGGTGGCCATCATGCGTGA
- a CDS encoding lysophospholipid acyltransferase family protein: MKRLLRNTLRSSWVQRAAGFLAAEFLRLVWKTNKFSFDPVDVYDIVEPEMPVILAFWHGQHLMTPFIKQKDYRGAVLISKHRDGEFNALAAERLGISTVRGSGDHGGAFHRKGGVGAFKEMVRVLESGVNMALTADVPKRSRIAGLGIIMLARESGRPIMPFAMATSRFYQLNNWDHTTINLPFGRGALVGGEPMTVPPDADSAMMEELRQRLEATLNDATRRAYEAVGRPDGDRHA, encoded by the coding sequence TTGAAACGTCTGCTGCGAAACACGCTGCGCAGCAGCTGGGTGCAACGTGCCGCGGGGTTCCTCGCGGCCGAATTTTTGCGCCTTGTGTGGAAGACCAACAAGTTCAGTTTCGATCCCGTCGATGTCTATGACATCGTCGAACCCGAGATGCCGGTCATTCTCGCCTTCTGGCATGGCCAGCACTTGATGACGCCCTTCATCAAGCAGAAGGACTATCGCGGTGCGGTGCTGATCTCGAAGCATCGCGACGGCGAGTTCAATGCGCTGGCGGCGGAGCGGCTCGGCATCTCGACCGTGCGCGGTTCCGGCGATCACGGTGGCGCCTTCCATCGCAAGGGCGGCGTCGGCGCCTTCAAGGAAATGGTGCGGGTGCTGGAGAGCGGCGTCAACATGGCGCTCACCGCCGATGTGCCGAAGCGCTCGCGCATCGCGGGCCTCGGCATCATCATGCTGGCGCGCGAGAGCGGGCGGCCGATCATGCCTTTCGCGATGGCGACCAGCCGCTTCTATCAGCTGAACAACTGGGATCACACCACCATCAATCTGCCATTCGGCCGCGGTGCGCTGGTCGGCGGCGAGCCGATGACCGTGCCGCCAGACGCCGACAGCGCCATGATGGAAGAACTACGCCAGCGGCTGGAAGCGACGCTGAACGATGCCACGCGCCGCGCTTATGAAGCCGTCGGCCGGCCGGATGGCGATCGTCATGCCTGA
- a CDS encoding DUF4170 domain-containing protein — protein MSDTPQQLLHLVIGGELTDLKGFTFKDLDQVDIVGVYPNYASALVAWKAKAQSTVDNAHMRYFIVHLHRLLDPGQDAKPAT, from the coding sequence ATGTCCGACACACCACAGCAACTGCTTCATCTGGTCATCGGTGGCGAACTCACCGACCTGAAGGGTTTTACCTTCAAGGACCTCGATCAGGTCGATATCGTCGGCGTGTACCCGAACTACGCATCGGCGCTGGTCGCCTGGAAGGCGAAGGCGCAGTCCACCGTCGACAACGCGCATATGCGCTACTTCATCGTCCATCTCCATCGACTGCTCGATCCGGGTCAAGACGCAAAGCCCGCCACTTGA
- a CDS encoding 3'(2'),5'-bisphosphate nucleotidase CysQ gives MPDADKSAALARDFALMEHTVREAGALGLSMFHTELRKWIKGESSPVSEADIALNDLIEQRLRSATPDYGWLSEESLDGDARLGKQLTWIIDPIDGTRSYLAGREDWCVCVALVEEHRPVMAAVYAPSTDEFFLSRRGQGTTCNGKPVQATPGTALDFTRIAGPKPLVERLPHPEELVLHPRIGSLALRLCWIANGRLDAAFAGGQSKDWDLAAADLIVNEANGRMSELSGDPILYNRREVTHGLLVAAGADRHAHIVEQFRINRA, from the coding sequence TTGCCGGACGCTGATAAATCCGCAGCGCTGGCGCGCGACTTCGCGCTGATGGAACACACCGTGCGCGAGGCCGGCGCGCTCGGCCTGTCGATGTTCCATACCGAACTGCGCAAATGGATCAAGGGCGAATCCTCGCCGGTGTCGGAAGCCGATATCGCGCTCAACGACCTGATCGAGCAGCGCCTGCGCAGCGCTACGCCGGATTATGGCTGGCTGTCGGAGGAAAGCCTCGACGGCGACGCCCGCCTCGGCAAGCAGCTCACATGGATCATCGATCCCATCGACGGCACCCGCAGCTATCTCGCCGGTCGCGAGGACTGGTGCGTTTGTGTCGCACTGGTCGAGGAACACCGGCCGGTCATGGCCGCGGTCTATGCACCGTCCACAGATGAATTTTTCCTCAGCCGGCGCGGGCAGGGAACGACCTGTAACGGCAAGCCCGTGCAGGCAACGCCGGGGACGGCGCTCGATTTCACCCGCATTGCCGGCCCCAAACCTCTGGTGGAGCGTTTGCCGCATCCCGAGGAACTGGTGCTGCATCCGCGAATCGGGTCGTTAGCGCTGCGGTTGTGCTGGATCGCCAATGGACGGCTGGACGCGGCTTTCGCCGGCGGCCAGAGCAAGGACTGGGATCTGGCGGCTGCGGATTTGATCGTGAATGAAGCGAATGGTAGAATGAGCGAGCTTTCGGGCGATCCCATTTTGTATAATCGCCGGGAAGTCACGCACGGGTTGCTGGTAGCAGCGGGGGCCGATCGTCATGCCCATATCGTTGAGCAGTTCCGGATCAACCGGGCGTAA
- a CDS encoding TldD/PmbA family protein: protein MISSPNATSVRSDNSDLLDQSALSNLAQRLVEAAKRAGADAADAVAVRGVSHGVEVRDGKVEASERSEGDDVGLRVFVGRRQAVISTNDMSGDSAAQLAERAVAMARVAPDDKYVGLADPELLAKTFPDLDVLDPVVPSVGELERRAIEAEQAALAVSGVTKSGGASASTGIGGMVLVTSTGFHGSYLRSSHGVSMTAIVGDGTKMERDYAFTSALHASDLESPAAVGKLAGERTVARANPRKVATCKVPVVYDPRVSNSLVGHVIGAANGASVARKTTFLKDSLGKQLFSSNIRIIDDPLRVRGLRSQSFDAEGVATVKRALIDDGVLTTWLLDCATARELGLQTTGHAHRGVSSSPSPGAYNLHMEAGDVSPEDLIADIKEGFYVTDLIGSGVNGVTGDYSRGAGGFWIENGKLTYAVSEITIAGHLFEMFKSLVPANDLSFKYGVNAPTVRVEGLTIAGR, encoded by the coding sequence GTGATCTCTTCACCAAACGCGACGTCCGTACGATCCGACAATTCCGACCTGCTCGATCAATCCGCATTGTCCAATCTGGCGCAACGCCTCGTCGAGGCCGCCAAGCGCGCCGGTGCGGATGCGGCAGACGCGGTCGCCGTGCGCGGGGTCTCGCATGGCGTCGAGGTGCGCGATGGCAAGGTGGAAGCATCGGAGCGCTCCGAGGGCGACGATGTCGGCCTGCGCGTGTTCGTCGGGCGCCGTCAGGCGGTGATCTCCACCAATGACATGTCCGGCGACAGTGCTGCGCAGCTGGCCGAACGCGCGGTGGCGATGGCGCGTGTGGCGCCTGACGACAAATATGTCGGGCTCGCTGATCCCGAATTGCTGGCGAAGACGTTTCCGGATCTCGACGTGCTCGATCCCGTCGTGCCGTCGGTCGGCGAACTCGAACGTCGCGCGATCGAAGCTGAACAAGCTGCACTCGCGGTTTCCGGCGTCACCAAGTCCGGCGGCGCATCGGCCTCGACAGGGATCGGCGGCATGGTGCTAGTGACCTCAACCGGCTTCCACGGCTCCTATCTGCGCTCCAGCCACGGCGTGTCTATGACCGCCATTGTCGGCGACGGCACCAAGATGGAGCGCGACTACGCATTCACCTCCGCGCTGCATGCGTCCGATCTGGAGTCGCCTGCCGCTGTCGGCAAGCTCGCCGGCGAGCGCACGGTGGCGCGCGCCAATCCGCGCAAGGTCGCAACCTGCAAGGTGCCGGTGGTCTATGATCCCCGCGTGTCGAATTCGCTGGTGGGCCACGTCATCGGTGCGGCCAATGGCGCATCGGTGGCGCGCAAGACGACCTTCCTGAAGGACAGTCTGGGCAAGCAGCTGTTCAGCAGCAATATCCGCATCATCGACGATCCCCTGCGCGTGCGCGGTCTGCGCTCGCAGAGCTTTGATGCCGAGGGCGTCGCGACCGTGAAGCGCGCGCTGATCGATGACGGCGTTTTGACGACGTGGCTGCTGGATTGCGCAACCGCGCGCGAACTCGGACTGCAGACCACCGGCCATGCGCATCGCGGCGTGTCGTCGTCGCCATCGCCGGGCGCTTACAATCTGCATATGGAAGCGGGCGATGTGTCGCCCGAGGATCTGATCGCCGACATCAAGGAAGGCTTTTACGTCACCGACCTCATCGGCTCCGGCGTCAATGGCGTGACCGGCGACTACAGCCGCGGTGCCGGCGGCTTCTGGATCGAGAATGGCAAGCTCACTTATGCGGTGAGTGAGATCACCATCGCCGGCCATCTTTTCGAGATGTTCAAGTCGCTGGTGCCGGCGAACGACCTCAGTTTCAAATACGGCGTCAACGCGCCGACCGTGCGCGTCGAGGGACTGACGATTGCCGGACGCTGA
- a CDS encoding DUF6101 family protein — protein MGHQTAIEASASSTSGSSSAVRLDPHSLPLRFEAHDNRADGYVRRVELHRERVVLHRAVRGMRMAINVRVSDFMGVALRGLDDGKMLVLKHRDPSLSIPLLVSSDIEEIEMAWPMWSEIFALPQLPEEKPIEPAQRRRRRNAIRERRPRFLMRRRVGALLNEAGHYKGEREIIARN, from the coding sequence GTGGGGCATCAAACAGCAATCGAGGCGTCCGCCTCATCGACCTCGGGATCGAGCAGCGCCGTGCGGCTCGATCCCCATTCACTGCCGCTTCGCTTCGAAGCACATGACAATCGCGCCGACGGCTATGTCCGGCGCGTCGAACTGCATCGCGAGCGTGTCGTCCTGCATCGTGCCGTCCGCGGCATGCGCATGGCGATCAATGTGCGCGTCAGCGATTTCATGGGCGTCGCGTTGCGCGGGCTCGATGACGGCAAGATGCTGGTTCTGAAGCATCGCGATCCGTCATTGTCGATCCCGCTGCTCGTCAGCTCGGATATCGAGGAGATCGAGATGGCCTGGCCGATGTGGAGCGAAATCTTCGCCCTTCCGCAATTGCCGGAAGAGAAGCCGATCGAGCCGGCGCAACGCCGCCGTCGCCGCAATGCCATTCGTGAACGCCGCCCACGTTTCCTGATGCGCCGTCGTGTCGGTGCGTTGTTGAACGAGGCTGGTCACTACAAAGGCGAGCGCGAGATTATTGCGCGGAACTGA
- a CDS encoding FAD-binding oxidoreductase, with protein sequence MPLSESERLNFLRAIAEIIGDKNLRTGVDAEPYEQDWRGRYQRAALAVALPGSTEDVSAVVRLCAERGIAIVPQAGNTGLTGGATVPEGAEVLLVNVSRLNKVHRVDLPNNAMTVGAGCILADMRALADTHDRQFPVMLGSVGSCEVGGLISTNAGGTGVLRYGNMREQVLGLEVVLPDGRIWNGLKALRKDNTGYDLKQLFVGAEGTLGIVTAAVLKLYPKLAVSATAMVALERVDQAIALLRELQRVTGGRVETFELMSQSQLQIVLRQGVTSGSPMAADAPWYVLLELADSSPDWNASESMETALGAAMEDGLIIDAVIASDQSKAERIWNLRHSISESCKREGFVASNDTSVPVSALPEFLERVTLRLANELPQAQVAHCGHVGDGNVHVIVIFPHDIGDASAREAAAHQANTIVHQESVACGGSISAEHGIGRMHIDRLPLYTSEVEMDLLRRVKLAIDPGKIMNPGKVLRLP encoded by the coding sequence CCCTATGAGCAGGACTGGCGCGGGCGTTACCAGCGCGCGGCGCTCGCCGTTGCGCTTCCGGGTAGCACCGAGGACGTGTCTGCCGTGGTCCGCCTCTGCGCCGAGCGCGGCATCGCAATCGTGCCGCAGGCCGGCAATACCGGCCTGACCGGTGGCGCGACGGTACCTGAGGGAGCGGAGGTGTTGCTGGTCAATGTGTCACGGCTGAACAAGGTTCATCGCGTCGATTTGCCCAACAATGCGATGACCGTCGGCGCCGGCTGCATTCTTGCCGATATGCGCGCGCTGGCTGATACACATGACCGGCAGTTTCCCGTCATGCTCGGCAGTGTCGGCAGTTGCGAGGTCGGCGGGCTGATCTCGACCAATGCGGGCGGCACCGGTGTCTTGCGCTACGGCAACATGCGCGAACAGGTCTTGGGGCTGGAGGTCGTGCTGCCCGATGGCCGGATCTGGAACGGGTTGAAGGCGCTGCGCAAGGACAATACCGGCTACGATCTCAAGCAGCTCTTTGTCGGCGCGGAAGGTACGCTCGGTATCGTGACGGCGGCGGTGCTCAAGCTCTATCCGAAGCTTGCCGTATCGGCGACGGCGATGGTGGCGCTGGAGCGCGTCGATCAGGCCATTGCGCTGCTGCGCGAATTGCAGCGTGTGACCGGCGGACGCGTCGAGACATTTGAGCTGATGTCGCAGAGCCAGTTGCAGATCGTGCTGCGCCAAGGCGTGACCAGCGGCAGTCCGATGGCGGCTGATGCGCCCTGGTATGTGCTGCTCGAACTCGCTGACAGTTCGCCGGACTGGAATGCATCCGAGAGCATGGAGACGGCGCTTGGTGCCGCGATGGAAGATGGCCTGATCATCGATGCGGTGATCGCCAGCGATCAGAGCAAGGCCGAGCGCATCTGGAATTTGCGGCACTCGATTTCGGAGTCGTGCAAGCGCGAGGGCTTCGTGGCATCGAACGACACATCGGTGCCGGTCTCGGCGCTGCCGGAATTTCTCGAACGCGTGACGTTGCGGCTCGCAAATGAACTGCCGCAGGCCCAGGTGGCGCATTGCGGCCATGTGGGCGATGGCAATGTCCATGTGATCGTGATCTTTCCCCATGACATCGGGGACGCCTCGGCGCGCGAGGCTGCGGCGCATCAGGCCAATACGATCGTGCATCAGGAAAGCGTCGCCTGTGGTGGCAGCATCAGCGCCGAGCATGGCATCGGCCGCATGCATATTGATCGCCTGCCGCTCTATACGTCGGAGGTCGAGATGGATCTGTTGCGGCGGGTGAAGCTGGCGATTGATCCGGGGAAGATCATGAATCCGGGGAAAGTGTTGCGATTACCGTAG